One genomic segment of [Pasteurella] aerogenes includes these proteins:
- the miaA gene encoding tRNA delta(2)-isopentenylpyrophosphate transferase, which yields MKSASKLHAIFLMGPTASGKTDLAIRLRQTLPVEIISVDSALIYRGMDIGTAKPNVQELALAPHRLIDIKDPSESYSAAEFRRDALREMQEISAQGKIPLLVGGTMLYFKALLEGLSPLPSADEKVRSEIEAKAAQFGWAALHQELAKIDPVSAQRINPNDSQRINRALEVFYLSGQTLTALSAQKSEALPYHIDQFAIAPQDRSLLHQRIEWRFHKMIEQGFQQEVEKLYSRGDLHPDLPSIRCVGYRQMWEYLRGDYNHEEMVFRGICATRQLAKRQITWLRGWKSPLQWLDSLQIEQAKQQILQTLK from the coding sequence ATGAAATCTGCCAGCAAACTGCATGCTATTTTTTTAATGGGCCCGACGGCTTCCGGTAAAACCGATTTAGCTATTCGACTACGCCAAACTTTACCGGTGGAGATTATTAGTGTCGATTCTGCGCTGATTTATCGGGGAATGGATATTGGTACCGCCAAACCGAATGTACAAGAACTTGCGCTCGCCCCACATCGTTTGATTGATATTAAAGACCCAAGCGAAAGTTATTCTGCCGCTGAGTTTCGCCGCGATGCGCTGCGTGAAATGCAAGAGATTAGCGCGCAAGGCAAAATTCCCTTATTAGTCGGCGGAACCATGTTATATTTCAAAGCCTTATTAGAGGGGCTTTCGCCCTTGCCTTCCGCTGATGAAAAAGTGCGGTCAGAAATTGAAGCAAAAGCGGCGCAATTCGGATGGGCAGCCTTGCATCAAGAATTAGCTAAAATCGATCCCGTTTCTGCCCAGCGCATTAACCCGAATGATTCGCAACGCATTAATCGCGCCTTGGAAGTGTTTTATTTAAGCGGACAAACGCTCACTGCACTTAGCGCGCAAAAAAGCGAGGCATTGCCTTATCATATTGACCAATTTGCTATTGCACCACAAGATCGCAGCCTGTTACATCAACGTATTGAATGGCGTTTTCATAAAATGATCGAACAAGGATTCCAACAAGAAGTGGAAAAACTCTATTCTCGCGGTGATTTACATCCGGATCTACCCTCTATTCGCTGCGTAGGTTATCGCCAGATGTGGGAATATTTGCGTGGTGATTACAACCATGAGGAAATGGTTTTTCGTGGCATATGTGCTACACGCCAGTTGGCAAAGCGCCAAATTACTTGGTTAAGAGGCTGGAAATCGCCATTACAATGGTTAGATAGTTTACAAATTGAACAGGCCAAACAACAAATTCTGCAAACTTTAAAATAA
- the hfq gene encoding protein Hfq: MAKGQSLQDPYLNALRRERIPVSIYLVNGIKLQGQIESFDQFVILLKNTVNQMVYKHAISTVVPARSVTHHNNTAPQSTHHHHNQDVQTEDADGQSE; encoded by the coding sequence ATGGCAAAAGGACAATCTCTACAAGATCCTTATTTGAACGCGTTACGTCGCGAACGTATTCCGGTCTCAATTTATTTGGTGAACGGTATTAAACTACAAGGTCAAATCGAATCATTCGACCAATTTGTGATTTTACTTAAAAATACGGTTAACCAAATGGTGTATAAACACGCCATTTCCACAGTGGTTCCGGCTCGTTCCGTGACACACCACAACAATACCGCGCCACAGTCAACACATCACCATCATAACCAAGATGTGCAAACTGAAGACGCTGATGGTCAATCTGAATAA
- the hflX gene encoding GTP-binding protein HflX, with protein sequence MPSESLSAQSQSAVDFNEISTALSTVSYALNSDAFSDCDKAIIVHTFFTQKNLDDLLEFQSLATSAKVQILTTITTSRATPQAKYFIGQGKAEEIAEAVKQYNADVVLFNHSLTPAQTRNLESLCQCRVVDRTGLILDIFAQRARSHEGKLQVELAQLKHLATRLVRRKTGLDQQKGAVGLRGPGETQLETDRRLIKVRIAQLQNRLEKVAKQRQQNRQTRQKSAIPTISLVGYTNAGKSTLFNTLTQSEVYAADQLFATLDPTLRRLSVQDVGTTILADTVGFIRDLPHDLISAFKSTLQETTEASLLLHVIDASDSRKLENIQAVNQVLEEINAHQVPTLLVYNKIDQLEQCVPHIEYNAQQQPVAVYLSAHQQQGIDLLLDAIRQRLVNELVELEIKLSVNQGKIRHALYQLDCICQETINEQGEFLLHIKLDQIEWAKLLKQFPILEKYLP encoded by the coding sequence GTGCCAAGCGAGTCGCTTTCTGCACAATCACAAAGTGCGGTAGATTTTAATGAAATTTCTACCGCACTTTCTACTGTTTCTTATGCTTTAAATTCTGATGCATTTTCCGATTGCGACAAGGCAATTATAGTGCATACCTTTTTCACGCAAAAAAATCTTGATGATTTGCTGGAATTTCAATCTTTAGCAACTTCCGCCAAAGTTCAAATTTTAACGACCATCACTACTTCGCGAGCAACGCCACAAGCCAAATATTTTATCGGGCAAGGTAAAGCGGAAGAAATCGCCGAAGCAGTAAAACAATACAACGCGGATGTTGTGTTATTTAATCATAGTCTCACACCGGCACAAACCCGTAATTTAGAAAGTCTGTGTCAATGTCGTGTGGTTGATCGTACCGGGCTTATTCTCGATATTTTTGCGCAACGCGCCCGTTCTCATGAAGGGAAATTACAAGTCGAATTGGCGCAATTAAAACATTTAGCCACCCGTCTTGTGCGTCGAAAAACTGGTTTGGATCAACAAAAAGGCGCTGTCGGTTTACGCGGTCCCGGCGAAACACAATTGGAAACTGACCGGCGTTTGATCAAAGTGCGTATTGCCCAATTGCAAAATCGCTTAGAAAAAGTTGCCAAACAGCGCCAACAAAACCGTCAAACCAGACAAAAATCCGCAATCCCAACAATTTCATTGGTCGGCTATACCAATGCCGGAAAATCGACGTTATTCAATACGTTAACGCAATCTGAGGTATACGCTGCAGATCAACTTTTTGCCACCTTGGATCCCACCTTAAGACGCCTATCCGTACAAGATGTGGGGACTACCATTTTAGCGGATACGGTAGGATTTATTCGTGATTTGCCCCATGATTTAATTTCCGCCTTTAAATCAACCTTACAAGAAACCACCGAAGCCAGTTTATTACTGCACGTTATTGATGCCTCTGATAGTCGGAAATTAGAAAATATTCAAGCAGTTAATCAGGTATTAGAAGAAATTAACGCCCATCAAGTTCCCACTTTATTGGTTTATAACAAAATAGATCAATTGGAACAATGTGTTCCTCATATTGAATATAACGCTCAACAACAACCTGTTGCAGTTTACCTTTCCGCTCATCAGCAGCAAGGAATTGATCTCCTACTTGATGCCATCCGCCAACGTTTAGTTAACGAATTAGTGGAATTAGAAATTAAACTTAGCGTGAATCAAGGCAAAATTCGCCACGCCCTGTATCAGTTGGATTGCATCTGTCAAGAAACTATCAACGAGCAAGGTGAATTTCTCCTCCACATCAAACTCGACCAAATTGAATGGGCAAAATTGCTAAAACAATTCCCAATATTAGAAAAATATTTACCTTAG
- the ompH_3_2 gene encoding OmpH porin-like protein → MKRTLVAFVVAAVAATSANAVVIYEQDGANVNLGGLFSTFLGRVGDRGDLKNDGSRLLFSATQDLGNGLSGIVGSELRFEDNDGGDDAFKQNGSDSDFGSLTTREFFGGLKYEDIGTLTFGRQKTSGDAVLQDATYYRSGEYGLLTTLADKSVKFRSADWGGFSFGLDYLFGHSNKDIDKKLKTEGDKYKNGYGVTAFYHYEFADDNKLELAAGYNQDNYDNLGYTTDTVAKHRAWLVHGSYTYGPLYLALNYGQDRDSYNNLWSNQGDVKGKYAMVDFRYQFSEPSALFAQWEHKNLKYDDDFAKGENKEKSRNRYQVGIDYKFSQNVITYVMVEEERIKNTEDDEEKNHIYGVGMQVLF, encoded by the coding sequence ATGAAACGGACATTAGTCGCATTCGTGGTAGCGGCAGTAGCAGCTACTTCAGCGAATGCTGTTGTTATCTATGAACAAGATGGAGCAAATGTTAATTTAGGCGGGTTATTCAGTACGTTTTTAGGCAGAGTCGGTGATCGCGGTGACTTGAAAAACGATGGCTCACGTTTACTGTTCAGTGCAACCCAAGATTTGGGCAACGGTTTATCTGGTATTGTTGGGTCGGAACTGCGTTTTGAAGATAATGATGGTGGTGATGATGCTTTTAAACAAAACGGTTCGGACAGCGATTTTGGTAGTTTGACTACGCGTGAGTTTTTTGGTGGATTAAAATATGAAGATATTGGTACATTAACCTTCGGTCGCCAAAAAACGAGCGGTGATGCTGTGTTACAAGATGCCACTTATTATCGTTCCGGCGAATATGGTCTTTTGACTACGCTTGCGGATAAATCGGTAAAATTCCGCTCGGCAGATTGGGGTGGATTTAGTTTCGGTCTTGATTACTTATTTGGACATTCTAATAAAGATATTGATAAAAAACTGAAAACCGAGGGTGATAAATACAAAAACGGTTATGGCGTCACCGCTTTTTATCATTATGAGTTTGCTGATGATAATAAATTGGAATTAGCGGCAGGTTATAATCAGGATAACTATGATAACTTAGGTTATACCACTGATACGGTGGCAAAACACAGAGCATGGTTAGTTCACGGTAGTTATACTTATGGGCCGCTTTATCTTGCCTTAAACTATGGTCAAGACAGAGATTCATATAATAACCTTTGGTCTAACCAAGGCGATGTAAAGGGTAAGTATGCTATGGTGGATTTCCGTTATCAATTCTCTGAACCATCGGCACTTTTTGCTCAGTGGGAACACAAAAATCTGAAATATGACGATGACTTTGCAAAAGGAGAGAATAAAGAGAAAAGCAGAAATCGTTATCAAGTAGGTATCGACTACAAATTTAGCCAAAATGTCATCACCTATGTCATGGTCGAAGAAGAACGTATCAAAAATACAGAGGATGACGAAGAAAAAAATCATATTTATGGCGTTGGTATGCAGGTATTATTCTAA
- the cmoB gene encoding tRNA (mo5U34)-methyltransferase, with the protein MSIDFRPFYQQIALSPLSAWLETLPLQLTQWEKQTHGDYAKWSKLLDFLPHLIADQIDLKSAVKSERDLPLSEGEKQRIIYHLKQLMPWRKGPYHLHGIHIDCEWRSDFKWDRVLPHLAPLQDRVILDVGCGSGYHMWRMVGEGAKMVVGIDPTELFLCQFEAVRKLLNNDRRANLIPLGIEEMQPLAAFDTVFSMGVLYHRKSPLDHLTQLRNQLVKGGELVLETLVVDGDENTVLMPADRYAKMKNVYFIPSVAALIHWLKKVGFHHVRCVDVAVTTLEEQRKTDWLENESLIDFLDPLDYSKTIEGYPAPKRAVILANK; encoded by the coding sequence ATGAGCATTGATTTTCGTCCTTTTTATCAACAAATTGCCCTTTCGCCTTTGTCGGCATGGCTAGAAACTTTACCGTTGCAATTAACCCAATGGGAAAAGCAAACCCATGGCGATTATGCGAAATGGTCAAAACTGCTTGATTTTCTACCGCACTTAATCGCCGATCAGATTGATTTGAAAAGTGCGGTCAAATCTGAACGAGATTTGCCGTTATCCGAGGGAGAAAAACAACGCATTATTTATCATCTCAAACAATTAATGCCTTGGCGCAAAGGGCCTTATCATTTGCATGGCATTCATATTGATTGCGAATGGCGTTCAGATTTTAAGTGGGATCGTGTATTGCCGCATTTGGCGCCATTGCAAGACCGCGTGATTTTGGATGTAGGCTGTGGCAGTGGTTATCATATGTGGCGCATGGTTGGCGAGGGCGCAAAAATGGTGGTTGGAATTGATCCGACGGAATTATTTTTGTGCCAATTTGAGGCGGTGCGTAAATTGCTGAATAACGATCGTCGAGCCAATTTAATTCCTTTAGGCATTGAAGAAATGCAACCTCTAGCCGCGTTTGATACGGTGTTTTCCATGGGCGTGTTGTATCATCGCAAATCGCCGCTGGATCATTTAACTCAATTGCGTAATCAATTAGTGAAAGGTGGGGAATTGGTGTTAGAAACCTTAGTAGTGGACGGTGATGAAAATACGGTATTGATGCCGGCGGATCGTTATGCAAAAATGAAAAATGTGTATTTTATCCCTTCTGTTGCTGCGCTCATTCATTGGTTGAAAAAAGTTGGTTTTCATCATGTCCGCTGTGTGGATGTCGCGGTTACGACCCTTGAGGAGCAACGCAAAACCGATTGGTTGGAAAACGAAAGTTTAATTGATTTTCTCGATCCGCTAGATTACAGCAAAACTATCGAAGGCTATCCCGCTCCTAAAAGAGCGGTGATTTTGGCGAATAAATAG
- the putP1 gene encoding sodium/proline symporter: MFGFDPTIVTFTVYIFGMLLIGVLAYYYTNNLSDYILGGRRLGSFVTAMSAGASDMSGWLLMGLPGAIYLSGLVEGWIAIGLTIGAYLNWLFVAGRLRVYTEFNHNALTLPEYFHNRFGAGHPLLKIVSATIILVFFTIYCASGVVAGAKLFQNLFHIDYSIALWYGALATIAYTFIGGFLAVSWTDTIQATLMIFALILTPVYVVLSIGGVEEFQQVLVQAEMAVQKDFTDIFNGTTVLGLFSLAAWGLGYFGQPHILARFMAADSVKSLTQARRISITWMILCLVGAVGIGFFGIAYFYANPSVAGIVNNEPEQVFIELAQLLFNPWIAGILLSAILAAVMSTLSCQLLISSSAITEDFYKGFIRPKAGEKELVWLGRAMVLLIAAIAIWIAQDENSKVLALVQFAWAGFGCAFGPVVLFSLFWKRMTASAAMAGMLTGAITVFIWKSAVANVLFWAGAGEAISQNDWYNIYEMIPGFILASLAILVVSLLSDAPSQAIQDTFEQADKAYKQAL; the protein is encoded by the coding sequence ATGTTTGGATTTGATCCAACAATTGTTACGTTTACTGTCTATATTTTCGGAATGTTGTTGATTGGCGTGTTAGCTTATTATTATACCAACAATTTGTCAGATTATATTTTAGGTGGACGTCGTCTTGGCAGTTTTGTTACCGCAATGTCCGCCGGTGCATCGGATATGTCAGGATGGTTATTAATGGGGTTGCCCGGCGCCATTTACCTTTCTGGGCTAGTGGAGGGATGGATTGCTATCGGTTTAACCATCGGCGCATATCTTAACTGGTTGTTTGTTGCCGGACGGTTGCGGGTTTATACCGAATTTAATCATAATGCGTTGACGTTGCCGGAATATTTTCATAATCGCTTTGGCGCGGGTCATCCGTTGCTTAAAATTGTTTCCGCAACGATTATTTTGGTCTTTTTTACCATTTATTGCGCATCCGGCGTCGTGGCGGGAGCGAAATTATTCCAAAACCTTTTTCATATCGATTATTCCATCGCCCTTTGGTATGGTGCCTTAGCGACCATTGCTTATACCTTTATCGGCGGTTTTTTAGCCGTCAGTTGGACGGACACCATTCAAGCGACCTTGATGATTTTCGCTTTAATTTTAACGCCAGTTTATGTAGTTTTGAGTATCGGTGGCGTAGAGGAATTCCAACAGGTATTAGTGCAAGCGGAAATGGCAGTACAAAAAGATTTTACCGATATTTTTAACGGAACTACTGTACTCGGTTTATTTAGTCTTGCGGCATGGGGCTTGGGCTATTTCGGACAACCGCATATTCTCGCTCGTTTTATGGCGGCGGATTCCGTGAAATCTTTAACGCAAGCACGACGCATTAGTATCACTTGGATGATTTTATGCTTAGTTGGCGCGGTGGGCATTGGCTTTTTTGGTATTGCGTATTTTTATGCCAATCCCTCTGTTGCAGGTATTGTGAACAACGAACCCGAACAGGTTTTTATCGAATTGGCGCAATTATTGTTTAACCCATGGATTGCCGGGATTTTATTATCAGCAATTTTAGCGGCGGTGATGAGTACCTTAAGTTGCCAATTATTGATTTCTTCCAGCGCCATTACTGAAGATTTTTACAAAGGCTTTATTCGTCCGAAAGCAGGTGAAAAAGAATTGGTTTGGCTTGGGCGCGCGATGGTGCTGTTGATTGCTGCCATTGCCATTTGGATTGCGCAAGATGAAAACAGTAAAGTGTTGGCGTTGGTACAATTTGCTTGGGCTGGATTTGGTTGTGCCTTTGGTCCGGTGGTGTTGTTTTCCTTATTTTGGAAACGCATGACCGCTTCTGCTGCGATGGCGGGGATGTTAACCGGCGCGATTACCGTGTTTATTTGGAAAAGTGCGGTGGCAAATGTTTTGTTTTGGGCAGGCGCGGGAGAGGCGATTAGCCAAAATGATTGGTACAATATTTATGAAATGATCCCCGGATTTATTTTAGCCAGCCTTGCGATCTTGGTGGTGTCCTTGTTATCCGATGCACCAAGCCAAGCGATTCAAGACACTTTTGAGCAAGCGGATAAAGCTTATAAACAGGCATTATAA
- the rng gene encoding ribonuclease G: MESVELLVNVTPNETRIALVDTGILKEVHIERQAKRGIVGNIYKGRVTRVLPGMQSAFVDIGLEKAAFLHASDIVSHTECVDENEKKQFIVKDIAELVREGQDIVVQVVKDPLGTKGARLTTDITLPSRYLVFMPENSHVGVSQRIESEEERARLKALVEPFCDELGGFIIRTASEGATEEELRQDAEFLKRLWRKVIERRSKYPTRSMLYGELALTQRILRDFIGAGLEKIRIDSKLCFAEVKQFTEEFIPTLTDKLVLYSGNQPLFDLYGVETAIQTALNKRVNLKSGGYLIIEQTEAMTTIDINTGAFVGHRDLAETIFNTNIEATKAIAQQLQLRNLGGIIIIDFIDMQSDEHRNRVLEALQQALSKDRVKTNVNGFTQLGLVEMTRKRTRESLEHILCGDCPSCNGRGRVKTVETICYEIMREIIRVHHLFSSEQFVVYASHEVADYLINEESHGLVAELEVFIGKQIQIKTEAFYHQEQFDVVVM, encoded by the coding sequence ATGGAATCTGTTGAACTATTGGTGAACGTTACGCCAAACGAAACCCGGATCGCGCTTGTCGATACCGGTATCTTAAAAGAAGTACATATTGAACGTCAGGCAAAACGAGGTATTGTTGGTAATATTTACAAAGGTCGGGTCACGCGCGTATTGCCCGGAATGCAATCCGCATTCGTTGATATTGGGCTAGAAAAAGCCGCCTTTTTACACGCCTCTGACATTGTTTCACACACTGAATGTGTCGATGAAAATGAGAAAAAACAATTTATCGTCAAAGATATTGCCGAATTAGTGCGCGAAGGACAGGATATTGTGGTGCAAGTGGTTAAAGATCCCCTTGGCACTAAAGGCGCTCGCCTCACCACAGATATCACGCTCCCCTCCCGCTATTTAGTATTTATGCCGGAAAACAGCCACGTCGGCGTATCACAACGCATTGAAAGCGAAGAAGAACGCGCTCGTCTAAAAGCGTTAGTCGAACCTTTTTGTGATGAATTAGGCGGTTTTATCATCCGTACTGCTTCAGAAGGCGCAACCGAAGAAGAATTACGTCAAGATGCGGAATTTTTAAAACGCCTATGGCGAAAAGTTATCGAACGTCGCAGCAAATATCCGACACGCTCCATGTTATATGGTGAATTGGCACTCACGCAACGCATTTTAAGGGATTTTATCGGTGCTGGCTTAGAAAAAATCCGAATTGACTCTAAATTATGCTTTGCCGAGGTCAAACAATTTACTGAAGAATTTATCCCAACGCTCACCGATAAACTGGTGTTATATTCGGGCAACCAACCGCTATTTGATCTTTATGGTGTCGAAACGGCTATTCAAACCGCGCTCAATAAACGGGTCAACCTAAAATCCGGCGGTTATTTAATTATCGAACAAACGGAAGCCATGACCACTATCGACATCAACACCGGTGCCTTTGTCGGTCATCGCGACCTAGCGGAAACCATTTTTAACACCAATATTGAAGCCACCAAAGCCATCGCGCAACAATTGCAGCTACGCAACCTCGGCGGAATTATCATTATCGATTTTATTGATATGCAAAGTGACGAACATCGCAACCGTGTACTAGAAGCATTGCAACAAGCCTTATCCAAAGATCGCGTTAAAACTAACGTCAATGGTTTTACTCAATTAGGCTTGGTTGAAATGACCCGCAAACGCACACGCGAAAGTTTGGAGCATATTCTCTGCGGCGACTGTCCATCTTGCAACGGGCGTGGACGTGTGAAAACGGTGGAAACCATCTGCTATGAAATCATGCGTGAAATTATCCGTGTGCATCATCTATTTTCCAGCGAACAATTTGTGGTTTATGCGTCACACGAAGTTGCCGATTATTTAATTAACGAAGAGAGCCACGGACTGGTCGCCGAACTGGAAGTCTTTATCGGCAAACAAATTCAAATCAAAACAGAAGCATTCTATCACCAAGAACAGTTTGATGTAGTGGTAATGTAA